In a genomic window of Streptomyces sp. SJL17-4:
- the mca gene encoding mycothiol conjugate amidase Mca has protein sequence MTEQLRLMAVHAHPDDESSKGAATMAKYVSEGVDVMVVTCTGGERGSVLNPQLQGDAYVEANIHEVRRKEMDEAREILGVSQEWLGFVDSGLPEGDPLPPLPEGCFALEDVDTAAGELVRKIRSFRPQVVTTYDENGGYPHPDHIMTHKITMVAFDGATDTEKYPEAEFGPSWQPLKLYYNQGFNRPRTVALHEALLARGLESPYGEWLERWKEFAGKERTLTTFVPCAEFFEIRDKALIAHRTQIDPDGGWFRVPMEIQKEVWPTEEYELSKALVPTSLPEEDLFAGIRDNA, from the coding sequence TTGACTGAGCAGCTGCGACTGATGGCCGTTCACGCCCACCCCGACGACGAGTCGAGCAAGGGTGCGGCCACGATGGCCAAGTACGTGTCCGAGGGGGTGGACGTCATGGTCGTGACGTGCACGGGCGGCGAGCGCGGCTCGGTCCTGAACCCCCAGCTCCAGGGTGACGCCTATGTCGAGGCGAACATCCACGAGGTGCGCCGCAAGGAGATGGACGAGGCCCGCGAGATCCTGGGCGTCTCCCAGGAGTGGCTGGGCTTCGTCGACTCGGGTCTGCCCGAGGGCGACCCGCTTCCGCCGCTCCCCGAGGGCTGCTTCGCCCTGGAGGACGTCGACACCGCGGCCGGGGAACTGGTCCGCAAGATCCGCTCCTTCCGTCCGCAGGTCGTCACGACCTACGACGAGAACGGCGGGTACCCGCACCCCGACCACATCATGACCCACAAGATCACGATGGTGGCCTTCGACGGTGCGACCGACACCGAGAAGTACCCGGAGGCCGAGTTCGGCCCGTCCTGGCAGCCCCTGAAGCTCTACTACAACCAGGGCTTCAACCGCCCCCGCACGGTCGCCCTGCACGAGGCGCTCCTCGCGCGCGGCCTGGAGTCCCCGTACGGCGAGTGGCTGGAGCGCTGGAAGGAGTTCGCGGGCAAGGAGCGGACGCTGACCACGTTCGTGCCCTGCGCGGAGTTCTTCGAGATCCGTGACAAGGCCCTGATCGCCCACCGCACCCAGATCGACCCCGACGGCGGCTGGTTCCGGGTGCCGATGGAGATCCAGAAGGAGGTCTGGCCGACGGAGGAGTACGAGCTCAGCAAGGCGCTGGTGCCGACCTCCCTCCCCGAGGAAGATCTCTTCGCGGGCATCCGCGACAATGCCTGA
- a CDS encoding DUF4307 domain-containing protein gives MSAVREQLPEGRYGRSADEAADRKLKITGAVLGVLFLGLMGWFGWHYVVDSRISAEMIKFDVVSATEVQVHLEIRKDEDAKGVCTLRSRSEDGAEVARKDVRVDDPASRVDRVYSLRTTARATSAELMGCTAR, from the coding sequence ATGAGCGCGGTGCGAGAGCAGCTGCCCGAGGGGCGTTACGGACGCTCCGCGGACGAGGCGGCCGACCGCAAGCTCAAGATCACGGGCGCGGTGCTCGGTGTCCTCTTCCTCGGCCTGATGGGCTGGTTCGGCTGGCACTACGTCGTCGACAGCAGGATCAGCGCCGAGATGATCAAGTTCGACGTGGTGAGCGCCACCGAGGTCCAGGTGCACCTGGAGATCCGCAAGGACGAGGACGCCAAGGGCGTCTGCACCCTGCGGTCCCGCTCCGAGGACGGGGCCGAGGTGGCCCGCAAGGACGTCCGGGTCGACGACCCCGCGAGCCGGGTCGACCGCGTCTACTCGCTCCGTACGACCGCCCGCGCGACCAGCGCGGAGCTCATGGGGTGTACGGCTCGGTAG
- the greA gene encoding transcription elongation factor GreA has protein sequence MTQTSDNVTWLTQEAYNKLKDELEYLSGPARTEITIKIAAAREEGDLRENGGYHAAKEEQGKQELRIRQLTQLLEHAKVGEAPADDGVVEPGMVVTIAFDGDENDTMTFLLASREYASGDIETYSPQSPLGVGVNGKKAGDDAEYELPNGKKATVKILSAKPYTG, from the coding sequence GTGACCCAGACCAGCGACAACGTCACCTGGCTCACCCAGGAGGCGTACAACAAGCTCAAGGACGAGCTTGAGTACCTGTCTGGTCCCGCGCGCACGGAGATCACCATCAAGATCGCCGCCGCCCGCGAAGAGGGGGACCTGCGCGAGAACGGCGGGTACCACGCGGCCAAGGAGGAGCAGGGCAAGCAGGAGCTCCGCATCCGGCAGCTGACCCAGCTCCTCGAGCACGCCAAGGTCGGCGAGGCTCCGGCGGACGACGGCGTCGTCGAGCCCGGCATGGTCGTCACGATCGCCTTCGACGGCGACGAGAACGACACGATGACCTTCCTGCTCGCCTCCCGCGAGTACGCGAGCGGTGACATCGAGACCTACTCGCCGCAGTCGCCGCTCGGCGTCGGTGTCAACGGCAAGAAGGCCGGTGACGACGCCGAGTACGAGCTGCCGAACGGCAAGAAGGCCACCGTGAAGATCCTCAGCGCGAAGCCGTACACCGGCTGA